In one Legionella clemsonensis genomic region, the following are encoded:
- the hemF gene encoding oxygen-dependent coproporphyrinogen oxidase encodes MKKFNELPTNAIDLVKSYLLNLQDTICKTLEDLDTHHQFLEDNWIRPQGGGGITRVLAGGKVFAKAGVNFSHVTGDGLPASATAHREELAGCKFEALGVSLVIHPDNPYVPTSHANVRFFVAKKENSESVWWFGGGFDLTPYYGFIEDCKHWHQIARNACEPFGVEIYPRFKSWCDHYFYLKHRQEARGVGGLFFDDFSEGGFDNSFALMKSIGDHFIKAYEPIVKKRKDMAYGLREKAFQLYRRGRYVEFNLVYDRGTLFGLQSGGRTESILMSLPPEVHWHYNWQPEKGSPEEKLYTDFLPARDWLSE; translated from the coding sequence ATGAAAAAATTCAACGAATTACCCACAAATGCAATCGACTTGGTTAAATCCTATCTTTTAAATTTGCAGGATACAATTTGTAAAACGCTTGAAGACCTGGATACTCACCACCAATTTTTGGAGGATAACTGGATTAGGCCTCAAGGCGGTGGAGGAATCACCCGTGTTCTTGCGGGAGGGAAAGTGTTTGCAAAAGCTGGGGTTAATTTTTCTCATGTCACAGGAGATGGACTTCCCGCTTCAGCCACAGCACACCGTGAAGAATTGGCAGGCTGTAAATTTGAAGCCTTGGGGGTGTCACTGGTAATTCATCCTGATAATCCTTATGTGCCTACTTCTCATGCCAATGTTCGTTTTTTTGTCGCCAAAAAGGAGAATAGCGAATCCGTGTGGTGGTTTGGTGGTGGATTTGATTTGACGCCTTATTATGGATTTATTGAAGATTGCAAACACTGGCATCAGATAGCACGTAATGCATGCGAACCTTTCGGAGTTGAGATTTATCCCCGTTTTAAAAGCTGGTGTGATCACTATTTTTATCTGAAGCATCGCCAAGAGGCCAGAGGGGTGGGCGGGTTATTTTTTGATGATTTTAGTGAAGGGGGTTTTGACAACAGTTTTGCTCTTATGAAAAGTATTGGTGATCATTTTATCAAAGCTTACGAGCCTATTGTTAAAAAAAGAAAAGACATGGCGTACGGCTTAAGAGAAAAAGCATTTCAACTCTATCGACGTGGCCGCTATGTAGAATTTAACCTTGTTTATGATCGTGGCACTTTGTTTGGTTTGCAATCAGGGGGTCGAACAGAGTCTATTTTAATGTCTCTCCCTCCGGAAGTACACTGGCACTATAATTGGCAGCCTGAAAAAGGCAGTCCTGAAGAGAAGCTTTACACGGATTTCCTGCCAGCTCGTGATTGGCTAAGTGAATAG
- the flgB gene encoding flagellar basal body rod protein FlgB, whose translation MAFDLDNYFGIHAKALVLREQRATQLAMNMANVNTPNYKAKDIDFKNVLSQAMVGASQEMTVDKPNHIIGQNDFAGQLKYRNPSHVTLDGNTVDKNLEATEFARNALSYQASLTFLDSKIKSMITALKGE comes from the coding sequence ATGGCGTTTGATTTGGATAATTATTTTGGAATTCATGCTAAGGCATTGGTGCTTCGTGAGCAGCGTGCTACGCAACTTGCGATGAACATGGCAAATGTAAATACCCCTAATTACAAAGCAAAAGACATTGATTTTAAAAATGTCCTATCGCAAGCGATGGTTGGCGCATCTCAAGAAATGACTGTTGATAAGCCTAATCATATTATTGGTCAGAATGATTTTGCGGGACAGCTTAAATATCGCAACCCCAGTCATGTAACCCTCGATGGAAATACTGTAGACAAGAATCTGGAAGCCACTGAATTTGCACGAAACGCCTTGTCTTATCAAGCCAGTTTAACTTTTCTGGATAGCAAGATTAAATCCATGATCACTGCGCTAAAAGGGGAGTAG
- a CDS encoding diacylglycerol/lipid kinase family protein, with product MTKIAIILNKSAKNAAQIDNYLTAFNKEKIDYHCYRVAPENLESQIKHCLTDYSLLLVGGGDGTIRSAAQWCANSSTILGVLPLGTMNHFAKELQLPLTVNDLVSALKQPKFIKIDLAEVNGKVFINNSSIGFYPRLAKKRDFYAKHYPKWISYIPSFLEALRYHETFSITVKSKEVDFSIHTSFFMISNNLYSYQFPATISRDNFDQKILGIYFLKRGKLSLSKVIDHLFRKINNFKILASKTPIKIEIEKKPRINISLDGDTVTMETPLIYRCLPDSLQLLTLA from the coding sequence TTGACTAAGATAGCCATCATATTGAATAAAAGTGCCAAGAATGCTGCGCAGATAGATAATTATCTGACAGCCTTTAACAAAGAAAAAATCGATTATCATTGCTATCGAGTGGCACCTGAAAATTTAGAATCCCAAATTAAGCATTGTTTGACTGACTATTCACTGCTGCTGGTTGGCGGTGGCGATGGTACTATTCGCAGTGCTGCTCAATGGTGTGCGAACAGTTCTACAATTTTAGGTGTTTTGCCGCTTGGCACTATGAACCATTTTGCCAAAGAATTGCAGCTTCCATTAACAGTAAATGACTTGGTATCTGCTTTAAAACAACCAAAATTTATAAAAATTGATCTTGCTGAAGTAAATGGTAAGGTATTTATTAATAATTCTTCAATTGGATTTTACCCACGACTTGCAAAAAAAAGAGATTTTTATGCGAAACACTATCCAAAATGGATAAGCTATATACCCAGTTTTTTGGAAGCACTTCGTTATCATGAAACATTCTCTATTACGGTAAAAAGTAAAGAAGTGGACTTTTCCATCCATACCTCATTTTTTATGATTTCAAATAATTTATACTCTTATCAATTTCCGGCGACTATAAGTCGAGATAATTTTGACCAAAAAATATTAGGCATTTATTTTTTAAAGCGTGGTAAGTTAAGTTTGTCCAAAGTGATTGATCACTTATTTCGAAAAATAAATAATTTTAAAATATTGGCCTCAAAAACTCCTATTAAAATAGAGATAGAGAAAAAACCCAGGATTAATATTTCTTTAGACGGGGACACGGTTACTATGGAGACACCTTTAATTTATCGTTGTCTTCCGGATTCACTGCAATTGTTAACATTAGCATGA
- a CDS encoding metallophosphoesterase family protein, which yields MKIAHISDLHFGMHQPQIVDAFLKDAMTLQPQLIIISGDLTQRAKNYQFELLQSFLEELPGTILVVPGNHDVPLYNVLARLINPFKAYNHYVKEQFKAEFVNEEVAILGANSVNPFKVKEGRLTPEALEIINNFFTVEGKSLNILFFHHNFDHIVGLHKPLENEEQFLKYLKESNIDIVCTGHLHYANVGLIKKNNGKTCLVLHAGTLLCSRRKDEMNSYFMMHVNAEECSIDWRVFKNNQFELHKNYTMKLSQEVKLE from the coding sequence ATGAAAATAGCTCATATTTCAGACTTGCATTTTGGCATGCATCAACCACAAATAGTTGATGCTTTTTTGAAAGATGCCATGACATTGCAGCCTCAATTGATAATAATATCGGGTGATCTGACTCAGCGTGCAAAAAATTATCAATTTGAGCTTTTGCAATCTTTTCTTGAGGAGTTACCTGGCACTATTCTTGTTGTTCCTGGTAACCATGATGTGCCACTTTATAATGTGTTAGCGCGTTTAATCAATCCTTTTAAAGCATACAACCATTATGTGAAGGAGCAATTCAAAGCGGAGTTTGTTAACGAGGAGGTAGCAATTTTAGGTGCTAACAGTGTTAATCCTTTCAAAGTGAAAGAGGGAAGGCTTACACCAGAAGCTTTGGAAATAATTAATAACTTTTTTACAGTAGAAGGCAAGAGTCTAAATATTTTATTTTTTCATCATAATTTTGACCATATTGTGGGCCTGCACAAACCTCTGGAAAATGAGGAGCAATTTTTAAAGTATTTAAAAGAAAGCAACATAGATATTGTTTGTACAGGCCATCTTCATTATGCCAATGTAGGTTTAATCAAGAAAAATAATGGCAAGACCTGTTTGGTTTTGCATGCTGGAACATTGCTATGTAGCAGGCGAAAAGATGAGATGAACAGTTATTTTATGATGCATGTGAATGCCGAAGAATGCTCTATCGATTGGCGTGTGTTTAAAAATAATCAATTTGAGCTTCATAAAAATTATACAATGAAGCTCAGTCAAGAGGTTAAGCTGGAGTAG
- the flgC gene encoding flagellar basal body rod protein FlgC encodes MSLNSIFDIAGSALVAETTRLTTSTSNMSNANVVTGDPDDTYKAQYPVFKTVQDEAQLWMDNQIKAGVEVSAIYESEAEAIKQYDPNNPLADAKGYVYAPNINYVAEIANIISASKAYQMDLEIVGTSKQLIQRTLQLGQ; translated from the coding sequence ATGTCTTTAAATAGTATATTTGATATTGCAGGCTCTGCGCTTGTAGCTGAAACAACTCGGTTAACGACAAGTACCAGTAATATGAGTAATGCGAATGTCGTTACAGGTGATCCAGACGATACTTATAAAGCGCAATATCCTGTTTTTAAAACCGTTCAAGATGAAGCGCAATTATGGATGGATAATCAGATTAAAGCAGGAGTGGAAGTCAGTGCTATTTATGAAAGTGAAGCTGAAGCGATTAAGCAATATGATCCTAACAATCCGCTTGCAGATGCTAAGGGATATGTCTATGCACCCAATATTAATTATGTTGCTGAAATAGCAAATATTATTTCTGCCTCTAAAGCCTATCAGATGGATCTGGAAATAGTAGGTACTTCAAAGCAATTAATACAGCGTACTTTACAACTCGGACAGTAA